Proteins encoded together in one Sylvia atricapilla isolate bSylAtr1 chromosome 2, bSylAtr1.pri, whole genome shotgun sequence window:
- the LOC136375061 gene encoding uncharacterized protein, with product MAAILFLVWLVQSLIQYPQMVGDGLDEDTRLRMELHAKYQEQQRIRLLQELQELEQASQEQSGGSWVAMLWVALQQGLFWAVAAVLVLLLVLCFILRKKSCEPQSNGRQKTSSSNMDKSSNNEENDALAKKEVEITLASMGEDNNADGDEENGSNAGTTGEDNVGNEGIDGCEEAKAGKGNNDGSAEEDKKNDGNETEGSSAVTSGEDNVGNEAKEGTEEAKAGEGSDDFSAEEDKKNDGNETEGSSAVTSDKDNVGNEAKEGTEEAKAGEGSDDFSAEEDKKNDGNETEGSSAVTNDKDNVGNEAKEGTEEAKAGEGSDDFSAEEDNKEAGNEAMASNSSSEEKDDIGNREEDGKEDENTGKENNDENVVKDKTEARNGEGGDSVDANEDNSEAGHGGKKCSKGTTEEDVNTNADVQENSAAGNKKETSDTSEDKERDSASKLAMLLEERMQWPVLDLDRGCATVTLLMDDFAHAFGHGSNHFYPVLQQAIGVDSAFEGWSPRAEGAVYCMFVPLSAPAGHAFHLEPDTGVKTPGRNFRVRVELECTCARGQLGDNSMLCFLHHSKEELSRKQEPSLLDTLCTGPYLDVEKTARWLNQLVRADWLLLPQSYHRHLILLPSSRSCKMQLSKGKESFVVEVLFGVQQGDSDVFVSSQSTGAHFMPSTTWRETYAVAEANFFRHVARQAPQDSWHCRCLQLLTCTAMGTSFSTYTLKTVVMHLLNTGPLSRWSRADFLQRMVDILDYLHCSVDKKCLDHFVVGNQRLPGEISLPPDLQKVEPPNLFQHLARDPDAHREAMRDCIRLRYQLKELLLAALKTSPGTQT from the coding sequence ATGGCAGCCATCCTATTCCTGGTGTGGCTTGTGCAAAGCCTTATCCAGTACCCCCAGATGGTTGGGGATGGGCTGGATGAGGACACGCGCCTGCGCATGGAGCTGCATGCCAAgtaccaggagcagcagaggattcggctgctgcaggagctgcaggagctggagcaggcaaGCCAGGAGCAGAGTGGTGGCTCCTGGGTAGCCATGCTCTGGGTTGCCTTGCAGCAAGGGCTGTTCTGGGCTGTTGCTGCAGTCCTGGTCCTGCTCTTGGTGCTGTGCTTTATCCTCCGGAAAAAGAGCTGTGAGCCACAGAGCAACGGCCGGCAGAAGACCTCCAGCAGCAACATGGACAAGAGTTCAAACAATGAAGAAAACGATGCTCTGGCAAAGAAAGAAGTAGAAATCACCTTGGCAAGTATGGGGGAAGACAACAATGCTGATGGTGACGAAGAAAATGGCAGCAATGCTGGCACAACTGGAGAAGACAATGTTGGAAATGAAGGAATAGATGGCTGTGAGGAggcaaaagctggaaaaggaaacaatgaTGGAAGTGCGGAGGAAGACAAGAAGAATGATGGAAATGAGACggaaggcagcagtgctgtcacAAGTGGAGAAGACAATGTTGGAAATGAAGCAAAAGAAGGCACTGAGGAGgcaaaagctggagaaggaagtgATGATTTCAGTGCAGAGGAAGACAAGAAGAATGATGGAAATGAGACggaaggcagcagtgctgtcacAAGTGACAAAGACAATGTTGGAAATGAAGCAAAAGAAGGCACTGAGGAGgcaaaagctggagaaggaagtgATGATTTCAGTGCAGAGGAAGACAAGAAGAATGATGGAAATGAGACggaaggcagcagtgctgtcacAAATGACAAAGACAATGTTGGAAATGAAGCAAAAGAAGGCACTGAGGAGgcaaaagctggagaaggaagtgATGATTTCAGTGCGGAGGAAGACAACAAGGAGGCCGGAAATGAGGCAATGGCCAGCAACTCCAGCTCAGAGGAAAAAGACGATATTGGAAATAGAGAAGAAGACGGCAAAGAGGATGAAAATACTGGCAAGGAAAACAATGATGAGAATGTTGTCAAAGACAAGACTGAAGCCAGAAATGGTGAAGGAGGTGACAGTGTTGATGCAAATGAAGACAACAGTGAGGCCGGACatggtggaaaaaaatgcagtaaggGCACAACTGAAGAAGATGTAAACACCAATGCAGATGTGCAGGAAAacagtgctgctggaaacaaaaaagagaCATCTGACACAAGTGAAGACAAAGAGCGGGATTCTGCAAGCAAACTTGCAATGCTTTTGGAGGAGCGCATGCAGTGGCCTGTCCTGGACCTGGACAGAGGTTGTGCAACAGTAACTCTCCTGATGGACGACTTTGCGCATGCTTTTGGACACGGCTCCAATCACTTCTACCCAGTCCTGCAACAAGCCATTGGAGTGGACAGTGCCTTTGAAGGCTGGAGTCCCCGTGCAGAGGGTGCAGTGTACTGCATGTTTGTACCCCTGAGTGCCCCTGCGGGTCACGCCTTCCACTTGGAACCGGACACTGGAGTAAAAACGCCGGGCAGGAACTTCCGTGTCCGCGTGGAACTGGAGTGCACCTGCGCGAGGGGGCAGCTGGGCGACAACAGCATGCTGTGCTTCCTGCACCACTCCAAGGAGGAACTGAGCAGGAAGCAGGAGCCCAGCCTCCTAGACACCCTCTGCACTGGACCTTACCTGGATGTGGAGAAAACTGCCCGCTGGCTGAACCAATTGGTGAGAGCAGACTGGTTGCTTTTGCCTCAGTCCTACCACAGGCATTTAATACTGCTGCCCTCCAGCCGCTCCTGCAAGATGCAGTTGAGCAAGGGCAAGGAAAGCTTTGTGGTAGAGGTGCTGTTTGGAGTGCAGCAAGGCGACTCAGATGTCTTTGTCAGCAGTCAGTCCACAGGAGCCCACTTCATGCCGAGCACAACCTGGCGTGAGACCTATGCCGTGGCTGAGGCCAACTTCTTCAGGCACGTGGCCAGGCAGGCCCCACAggacagctggcactgcagatgcctgcagctcctcacctgcACCGCAATGGGCACAAGCTTTTCCACCTACACCTTGAAGACTGTTGTCATGCACCTCCTGAACACTGGCCCCCTGTCACGCTGGAGCAGGGCAGATTTCCTGCAGCGCATGGTGGACATCTTGGACTATCTTCACTGCTCCGTGGACAAGAAATGCCTCGACCACTTTGTCGTAGGCAACCAGAGGCTTCCCGGGGAGATCAGTTTGCCGCCAGACCTTCAAAAGGTTGAGCCACCCAACCTGTTCCAGCACCTGGCGCGTGATCCAGATGCCCACAGAGAGGCCATGCGGGACTGTATTAGGCTGCGCTATCAGCTCAAAGAACTCCTGCTTGCAGCCCTGAAGACCAGTCCTGGCACACAGACATGA